Proteins found in one Sphaeramia orbicularis chromosome 8, fSphaOr1.1, whole genome shotgun sequence genomic segment:
- the kat8 gene encoding histone acetyltransferase KAT8, with protein MTGGADFHKRSDNQDSGDRMDVDMDPGHMESERSELDSSIPAACSSNGSGGEEDEAEAVGRVREAGGSSSQHTPDGGGVLGCGREQEVSVEIGETYLCQRADKTWHTAEVIQSRLNEQEGREEFYVHYVGFNRRLDEWVGKARLALTKTVKDAVRKSTEIGGVGDLGDQPERKITRNQKRKHDEINHVQKTYAEMDPTTAALEKEHEAITKVKYVDKIQIGNFEIDAWYFSPFPEDYGKQPKLWICEYCLKYMKYEKTFRHHLSHCQWKQPPGKEIYRRSNISVFEVDGRDHKIYCQNLCLLAKLFLDHKTLYFDVEPFIFYILTEVNKQGAHIVGYFSKEKESPDGNNVACILTLPPYQRRGYGKFLIAFSYELSKLESTVGSPEKPLSDLGKLSYRSYWSWVLLEILRDFRGTLSIKDLSQMTSITQSDIISTLQSLNMVKYWKGQHVICVTPKLVEEHLKSAQYKKPPITVDTMCLKWAPPKNKQAKLSKK; from the exons ATGACCGGCGGGGCCGACTTCCACAAGAGGAGCGACAACCAAGATTCAGGAGACAGAATGGACGTGGACATGGACCCCGGGCACATGGAAAGTGAGCGGTCCGAACTGGACTCCAGTATTCCGGCTGCCTGCTCCTCCAACGGCAGCGGCGGGGAAGAGGACGAAGCGGAGGCCGTGGGGCGCGTGAGAGAAGCCGGGGGCTCGAGTAGTCAGCACACCCCGGATGGAGGAGGGGTCCTGGGCTGCGGGAGGGAGCAGGAGGTGTCGGTCGAAATAGGGGAGACGTATTTATGTCAAAGAGCCGATAAAACGTGGC ACACAGCTGAGGTTATTCAGTCCCGGCTGAATGAGCAGGAGGGCCGAGAGGAGTTTTATGTTCACTATGTTGGCT TTAACAGACGTCTAGATGAATGGGTGGGTAAGGCCCGTCTGGCGCTAACGAAGACGGTGAAGGATGCAGTGAGGAAGAGCACAGAGATCGGAGGCGTTGGAGATTTGGGAGATCAGCCTGAACGCAAAATCACACGGAACCAGAAGCGCAAACATGACGAGATAAACCATGTGCAAAAG ACGTATGCAGAGATGGACCCGACAACAGCTGCACTTGAGAAGGAGCACGAGGCG ATCACCAAAGTAAAGTATGTGGATAAGATCCAGATAGGAAACTTTGAGATCGATGCTTGGTACTTCTCCCCGTTTCCTGAGGATTATGGGAAGCAGCCCAAACTGTGGATCTGCGAGTACTGCCTCAAATATATGAAGTATGAGAAGACCTTCAGACATCACCTG TCACACTGTCAGTGGAAACAGCCTCCAGGCAAAGAGATCTACAGAAGGAGTAACATCTCGGTATTCGAAGTGGATGGAAGGGACCACAAA atctaCTGTCAGAACCTTTGTCTGCTAGCGAAGCTCTTTCTCGACCACAAAACGCTATACTTTGATGTGGAGCCGTTCATCTTCTACATTCTCACTGAAGTCAACAAGCAGGGGGCGCACATCGTCGGATACTTCTCCAAA GAGAAAGAGTCTCCAGACGGGAATAATGTGGCATGTATCCTCACACTGCCACCGTACCAACGCAGAGGCTACGGAAAGTTCCTCATAGCTTTTA GTTATGAGTTGTCGAAGCTGGAGAGTACGGTGGGCTCTCCAGAGAAACCCCTGTCTGATCTGGGGAAGCTGAGCTACAGGAGTTACTGGTCCTGGGTCCTGCTGGAGATCCTGCGGGACTTCAGAGGGACACTGTCCATCAAAGACCTCAG TCAGATGACCAGCATCACTCAGAGTGACATCATCAGTACGCTGCAGTCACTCAACATGGTCAAATACTGGAAAGGACAACATGTGATCTGTGTGACGCCCAAACTGGTGGAGGAGCACCTGAAGAGCGCCCAGTACAAGAAACCGCCCATCACAG